Proteins encoded within one genomic window of Kibdelosporangium phytohabitans:
- a CDS encoding sensor histidine kinase, with product MVKRWGRLIAGLAIGACLAVAELVYAAIRWPRRWARVLTEVERRRLARWHDVESSPDYDDHDAVKYLALRALVGGVLGGGTLIVQAYGLIVGVLAVVQLVTGVMHPSGLVVVAPLGLVLLYGSLQGLLGVASLERALALRYLGPSEQELLRRRITELAESRAGVVEAVDAERRRIERDLHDGVQQRLVALAMLLGWTRRRPATDRDDLLAQAHDEAQQILNDLREVAWRVYPTVLDNLGLADVLAGVAERAGIPVKLSFTIQDRLPASLETAAYFVASEAVTNAAKHSRADLVTVEIGMRENMVIVRITDNGTGGADPSGSGLSGLARRVAAIDGHLAVTSPDGGPTVVTAELPCG from the coding sequence ATGGTCAAGCGTTGGGGCCGTTTGATCGCCGGTCTCGCGATCGGCGCGTGCCTGGCCGTCGCCGAACTGGTGTACGCCGCGATCAGGTGGCCGCGCAGATGGGCCAGAGTGCTCACCGAGGTGGAACGCCGCAGGTTGGCGCGATGGCACGACGTCGAGAGCTCGCCCGACTACGACGACCACGACGCTGTGAAGTACCTGGCGCTGAGGGCGCTGGTGGGGGGCGTGCTCGGCGGCGGGACGCTGATCGTGCAGGCGTACGGCCTCATTGTCGGTGTATTGGCCGTGGTGCAGTTGGTTACCGGGGTCATGCACCCGTCGGGTCTCGTGGTGGTCGCCCCACTCGGCCTGGTCCTGCTGTACGGGAGTTTGCAAGGGCTGCTCGGGGTGGCCAGCCTGGAACGGGCGCTGGCGCTGCGGTACCTGGGGCCGAGTGAGCAGGAGCTGCTGCGGCGGCGGATCACCGAGCTGGCCGAGAGCCGGGCGGGGGTGGTCGAGGCCGTCGACGCCGAACGCCGCCGGATCGAGCGGGACCTGCACGACGGCGTCCAGCAACGGCTCGTCGCGCTGGCCATGTTGCTCGGTTGGACCCGCAGGCGCCCGGCCACCGACCGCGACGACCTGCTGGCCCAGGCGCACGACGAGGCCCAGCAGATCCTGAACGACCTGCGCGAAGTGGCATGGCGCGTTTATCCGACCGTCCTGGACAACCTGGGTCTGGCGGACGTTCTCGCCGGGGTGGCCGAACGCGCCGGAATCCCTGTGAAGCTGAGCTTCACGATTCAGGACCGCCTGCCGGCCTCGTTGGAGACCGCCGCGTACTTCGTGGCGTCGGAGGCTGTCACCAACGCGGCCAAACACTCCCGGGCCGACCTGGTCACCGTCGAGATCGGCATGCGGGAGAACATGGTCATCGTGCGGATCACTGACAACGGAACCGGCGGCGCCGACCCGAGCGGCAGCGGCCTGTCGGGCCTGGCCCGCCGGGTGGCCGCGATAGACGGCCACCTCGCTGTGACCAGCCCGGATGGTGGCCCGACGGTCGTGACCGCGGAACTGCCATGCGGATAG
- a CDS encoding histidine phosphatase family protein, with amino-acid sequence MTIYLARHGQTAYNQTRRFQGQTEVPLDETGQRQAKELAVTVADLGLVALWSSPLTRARQTAEAVSAHIGVPIRFDPRLMETDTGVWTDRLYDELAAADPGAFHGWVSGAEDFGFDGGETYAEQGDRVMAALVEIERGPRPALVVCHGMVMRLALTRRAGAADAWSSSETIPNTAVIELPPAVQG; translated from the coding sequence GTGACGATCTATCTCGCGCGGCACGGGCAGACCGCGTACAACCAGACCCGCCGGTTCCAGGGGCAAACGGAAGTCCCGCTGGACGAGACCGGGCAGCGCCAGGCCAAGGAACTCGCGGTCACGGTCGCCGACCTGGGTCTGGTGGCGCTGTGGTCGAGCCCGTTGACCAGGGCGAGGCAGACGGCGGAGGCCGTGTCGGCCCACATCGGCGTGCCGATCCGGTTCGACCCGCGGCTGATGGAGACCGACACCGGCGTTTGGACCGACCGGCTGTACGACGAACTGGCCGCGGCGGATCCCGGCGCCTTTCATGGCTGGGTGTCGGGTGCGGAGGATTTCGGGTTCGATGGCGGCGAGACGTACGCCGAACAGGGCGACCGCGTGATGGCCGCCCTGGTTGAGATCGAGCGGGGACCACGCCCGGCTCTCGTGGTGTGCCACGGCATGGTGATGCGGCTCGCGCTGACCCGCCGGGCCGGTGCCGCTGACGCGTGGTCGAGCAGCGAGACCATCCCCAACACCGCCGTGATCGAACTTCCCCCTGCTGTCCAGGGCTAA
- a CDS encoding MFS transporter, which yields MTTPTLRSPTSAPAGPASLTAAGLITLLLGAALPIVDFFIVNVALPTIDRTLNASATMLELVVAGYGIAYGVMLVLGGRLGDTYGRKRLFKIGLVAFTLTSLACGLAPTAGVLVGARIAQGAAAAMMLPQVLSTIQATTTGDRRSRALGMYGANGGMAMVLGQLLGGVLIAADIAGTSWRPIFLVNVPIGLLGLAMARRVPETRSPNPATLDLPGTALLGAGLFTLLVPLTEGRAVGWPLWTWLLLAASPILFAALVVVERRVERAGRVALLPPSVLRMPSIKRGLLLCGPFFMGFGAYMFVAAVTFQDGLRYGPFAAGLAVAPMAVTFLVASLVSSRLVARYGRSVVTVGAAIQGTGVFLAMVTVLVAWPDVTVLTIAPAMAVTGFGQGLMVTTLFRVTLSKVPAESAGVGSGSLVTVQQASLALGVATLGSLFLWLSEPDVLGMRNAFAIVMAVQVVIAAAVSLFGRRLPDPR from the coding sequence ATGACGACACCCACACTCCGGAGCCCCACCTCGGCACCGGCTGGACCGGCGAGCCTCACGGCGGCAGGGCTCATCACGCTCCTGCTCGGCGCGGCGCTGCCGATCGTCGACTTCTTCATCGTCAACGTCGCGCTGCCGACCATCGACCGCACGCTGAACGCGTCCGCCACCATGCTGGAGCTCGTCGTGGCCGGCTACGGCATCGCGTACGGCGTCATGCTGGTCCTGGGCGGTCGGCTGGGGGACACGTACGGCCGTAAGCGCCTCTTCAAGATCGGACTTGTTGCTTTCACTCTCACTTCATTGGCTTGTGGTCTCGCACCGACCGCGGGCGTTCTGGTCGGCGCCCGGATCGCGCAGGGCGCCGCGGCGGCGATGATGCTCCCGCAGGTCCTGTCCACGATCCAGGCGACCACGACAGGGGACCGCCGTTCCCGGGCGCTCGGCATGTACGGCGCCAACGGGGGGATGGCCATGGTTCTCGGCCAGCTGCTCGGCGGTGTGCTCATCGCCGCCGACATCGCGGGCACCAGCTGGCGGCCGATCTTCCTGGTGAACGTCCCGATCGGACTGCTCGGCCTGGCCATGGCCCGGCGCGTCCCGGAGACCAGGTCACCCAATCCGGCCACCCTCGACCTGCCGGGCACGGCACTGCTCGGCGCCGGGCTGTTCACATTGCTCGTGCCGCTGACCGAAGGGCGCGCCGTCGGTTGGCCACTGTGGACGTGGCTGCTGCTGGCGGCCAGCCCGATCCTGTTCGCCGCGCTGGTCGTGGTGGAGCGGCGCGTCGAACGGGCCGGCCGGGTCGCGCTGCTGCCCCCGTCGGTGCTGCGGATGCCGAGCATCAAACGTGGACTGCTGCTGTGCGGGCCGTTCTTCATGGGCTTCGGCGCGTACATGTTCGTAGCGGCGGTGACCTTTCAGGACGGCCTGCGCTACGGGCCGTTCGCCGCTGGCCTCGCGGTGGCGCCCATGGCCGTGACGTTCCTGGTTGCTTCGCTGGTGTCCAGCCGTCTGGTGGCCCGGTATGGGCGAAGCGTGGTCACGGTCGGCGCAGCGATTCAAGGGACGGGCGTGTTCCTCGCGATGGTGACCGTCCTGGTGGCGTGGCCGGATGTCACTGTGCTCACCATCGCGCCCGCGATGGCGGTCACCGGATTCGGCCAGGGGCTGATGGTCACCACGTTGTTCCGGGTGACCTTGTCGAAGGTGCCCGCCGAGAGCGCGGGCGTCGGCAGCGGTTCCCTCGTGACGGTCCAGCAGGCGAGCCTGGCTCTGGGCGTGGCCACGCTCGGGTCGTTGTTCCTGTGGCTCAGTGAGCCGGACGTCCTGGGGATGCGCAACGCGTTCGCCATCGTCATGGCGGTCCAGGTGGTCATCGCGGCGGCGGTCTCCCTGTTCGGACGACGGCTGCCGGACCCGCGTTAG
- a CDS encoding LysR family transcriptional regulator: MIDPRRLRVLRALADHGTVTAAGEALHLTPSAVSQQLAALESETGQELLRRRGRRVSLTPIGELLVEHANAVAAELERAQATLASFASGSRGRVELASFASGITQVVAPTIRKLRFFMPDITVVVRDAEGHASVPLLLDGEIDMAITEESRQLLSTKNPRLILYPLYTEPFDLVLPESHPLASKKALAVKDLGDQEDWIAPLPGNPCRDLVEQVVERPNITHTSDDFRAIVALVAAGAGVALVPRNAFVTPRGAVRVRVAETPPVRRVFVAVRRGSDDHPLFKTVLGALIEEGHTVK, translated from the coding sequence GTGATCGACCCTCGACGGCTGCGGGTGCTGCGTGCCCTGGCGGACCACGGAACAGTGACCGCCGCGGGCGAGGCGCTGCACCTGACGCCGTCCGCGGTGTCTCAGCAACTGGCCGCGCTCGAATCCGAGACCGGGCAGGAACTCCTGCGTCGACGGGGGCGGCGCGTCTCGCTGACCCCGATCGGTGAACTCCTCGTCGAACACGCCAACGCGGTCGCGGCCGAACTCGAACGGGCGCAGGCGACGCTGGCCTCGTTCGCGAGCGGTAGCAGGGGGCGCGTCGAACTGGCCAGTTTCGCCTCGGGCATCACCCAGGTCGTGGCGCCGACGATCCGCAAGCTGCGGTTCTTCATGCCGGACATCACGGTCGTCGTGCGGGACGCCGAAGGTCACGCCAGTGTGCCGTTGCTGCTCGACGGCGAGATCGACATGGCCATCACCGAGGAGAGCAGGCAGCTCCTCAGCACCAAGAACCCGCGGCTGATCCTGTACCCGCTCTACACCGAGCCCTTCGACCTGGTCCTCCCGGAGAGCCACCCCCTCGCGAGCAAGAAGGCCCTCGCGGTCAAGGACCTCGGTGACCAGGAGGACTGGATCGCGCCGCTGCCCGGCAACCCGTGCCGTGACCTGGTCGAGCAGGTGGTCGAACGCCCGAACATCACGCACACGTCAGACGACTTCCGCGCGATCGTGGCCTTGGTCGCGGCCGGCGCGGGCGTCGCGCTGGTGCCGCGCAACGCCTTCGTCACCCCTCGCGGCGCTGTCCGCGTCCGTGTCGCGGAGACGCCGCCTGTTCGCCGGGTGTTCGTCGCCGTGCGCAGGGGCAGCGACGACCACCCGCTGTTCAAGACGGTTCTCGGTGCCTTGATCGAGGAGGGCCACACTGTGAAGTGA
- a CDS encoding helix-turn-helix transcriptional regulator produces MTSTLPPGTARDVRRDELAAFLRNRRERITPEEVGLPPGGRRRTPGLRREEVAQLAGVGVTWYTWLEQGRDIQASDQVLQAVADTLRLDPHERAHMFTLAGSPRPVAASECDALSPQMHVIMRHIEPLPAAVLNSRMDILAANRSYTWLFDLDQIPFEDRNTLLLAFTYPAWRARLVDRADSLPRIVAQFRASMVEHMSDNRWKCLVSRMREESPEFEALWVRHDVRWIENLTKRFDHPEAGRLEFHYTNLWFGPRSETRLTTYTPAGDDTWAKLRDQFPTP; encoded by the coding sequence ATGACCTCCACGCTGCCACCCGGGACCGCTCGTGACGTGCGGCGCGACGAACTGGCCGCGTTCCTGCGCAACCGCAGGGAACGGATCACGCCGGAGGAGGTCGGCCTGCCTCCGGGTGGCCGCCGCCGTACGCCAGGCCTGCGCCGTGAGGAAGTCGCGCAGCTCGCGGGCGTCGGCGTCACCTGGTACACCTGGCTCGAGCAGGGCCGGGACATCCAGGCTTCCGACCAGGTGCTGCAGGCGGTCGCGGACACGCTCCGGCTGGATCCGCACGAACGCGCCCACATGTTCACGCTCGCCGGCTCGCCGCGACCGGTGGCCGCCAGCGAATGCGACGCGCTGTCGCCCCAGATGCACGTGATCATGCGCCACATCGAGCCGCTGCCCGCCGCGGTGCTGAACTCGCGGATGGACATCCTGGCCGCCAACCGTTCCTACACCTGGCTGTTCGACCTCGACCAGATCCCGTTCGAGGACCGCAACACGTTGCTCCTCGCCTTCACGTACCCGGCGTGGCGCGCACGGCTGGTCGACCGCGCCGACAGCCTGCCGAGGATCGTCGCCCAGTTCCGGGCCTCGATGGTCGAGCACATGTCCGACAACCGGTGGAAATGCCTGGTCAGCAGGATGCGCGAGGAGTCGCCCGAGTTCGAGGCGCTCTGGGTGCGCCACGACGTGCGCTGGATCGAGAACCTGACCAAACGGTTCGACCACCCCGAGGCCGGCAGGCTGGAGTTCCACTACACCAACCTGTGGTTCGGGCCGCGCAGCGAGACCAGACTGACCACGTACACCCCTGCCGGCGACGACACGTGGGCGAAGCTGCGCGACCAGTTCCCGACGCCGTGA
- a CDS encoding response regulator transcription factor, producing MRIVLAEDSTLLREGLVRLLAEEGHEVVAAVGDGAALVEAVAADQPDVCVVDVRMPPTHTDEGLRAALEIRERWPGIGVLVLSQYVEKRYATQLITSDAGAVGYLLKDRVGQVGEFLDALERVGAGNAAFDPEVVRQLLARTTHTDPLSRLTSREVDVLGQMAQGCTNDTIAASLHISRSAVEKHVNSIFDKLDLPRSTGYSRRVLAVLRYLGT from the coding sequence ATGCGGATAGTCCTGGCCGAGGACTCGACCCTGCTGCGTGAGGGCCTGGTCCGGCTGCTCGCCGAAGAGGGCCACGAGGTCGTCGCCGCGGTCGGCGACGGTGCCGCGCTGGTCGAGGCCGTCGCCGCCGACCAGCCCGACGTGTGCGTGGTGGACGTGCGCATGCCGCCGACGCACACCGACGAAGGCCTGCGCGCGGCGCTGGAGATCCGGGAACGCTGGCCCGGCATCGGGGTGCTGGTGCTGTCGCAGTACGTCGAGAAGCGCTACGCCACCCAGCTGATCACGTCCGACGCCGGTGCCGTCGGCTACCTGCTGAAGGACCGGGTCGGCCAGGTCGGCGAGTTCCTGGACGCGCTGGAGCGGGTCGGCGCGGGCAACGCGGCCTTCGACCCGGAGGTCGTCCGGCAGCTGCTGGCACGCACCACGCACACCGATCCGCTGTCCCGGCTGACATCACGCGAGGTAGATGTCCTTGGACAAATGGCGCAGGGTTGTACAAACGACACAATCGCAGCCTCGCTGCACATCTCCCGCAGCGCCGTGGAGAAGCACGTGAACTCCATCTTCGACAAGCTCGACCTGCCGCGAAGCACCGGCTACAGCCGTCGCGTGCTGGCCGTGCTCCGGTATCTCGGCACGTAG
- a CDS encoding vWA domain-containing protein, producing MSVPERLVSFVEALREHSILAGPGETIDAAKVLAVLGMDDRERVREGLAASLLRRSGQRTVFDQVFDLYFPVSVGGRPAEPDDLESLREQLVQALAAGTAGEQQALAQAAVDAFGRFGEGSQGAGGWSAYQTLQRLRPETLLVRVLAALRADDPGFMADVRRDEVRRQIAGFRRMVETEARRRTAELRGRETVARNAVAPPVDRVDFLTAGRAQLADMRRAIYPLSRKLATRLAARRRRARRGEIDVRRTLRRSIAFGGVPVKPAFRRRRPGRPELVLLCDMSGSVAGFANFTLLLTQALRDQFSKVRAFAFVETTDEVTHLVKAGAEDPAGLAARIHREATLTRWDGHSDYTHSLQVFVDQWLDAIGPRTSVLILGDARNNGGDPNLPALRRIVGNARRAYWLNPESQRLWSTGDSLAREYASVVEMYECRTVHQLSELITRLLPV from the coding sequence GTGAGTGTTCCGGAGCGTCTCGTCTCCTTCGTCGAGGCGCTGCGTGAGCATTCGATCCTCGCCGGTCCCGGCGAGACGATCGACGCCGCCAAGGTGCTCGCCGTGCTCGGGATGGACGACCGGGAGCGGGTCCGTGAAGGGCTCGCGGCTTCTCTGCTGCGCCGATCCGGCCAGCGGACCGTGTTCGACCAGGTCTTCGACCTGTACTTCCCCGTTTCGGTGGGTGGCCGTCCAGCTGAGCCGGACGATCTGGAGTCGCTGCGTGAGCAGCTCGTCCAGGCGCTGGCCGCCGGAACGGCGGGCGAGCAGCAAGCGCTTGCGCAGGCCGCGGTGGACGCGTTCGGCCGGTTCGGCGAGGGCTCACAGGGCGCGGGCGGGTGGTCGGCGTACCAGACCTTGCAACGCCTGCGTCCCGAGACGTTGCTGGTCAGGGTGCTCGCGGCGCTGCGGGCCGACGACCCCGGATTCATGGCCGACGTGCGCCGCGACGAGGTACGCAGGCAGATCGCCGGGTTCCGGCGGATGGTCGAAACCGAGGCGCGGCGGCGGACGGCGGAGCTGCGCGGCCGGGAGACAGTCGCCCGCAACGCGGTGGCGCCCCCGGTGGACCGGGTCGATTTCCTCACCGCGGGCCGCGCGCAGCTGGCCGATATGCGTCGCGCGATCTATCCGTTGTCACGAAAATTGGCCACCCGGCTGGCCGCGCGGCGGCGCCGGGCCAGGCGTGGCGAGATCGACGTGCGCCGCACGTTGCGGCGCTCGATCGCGTTCGGTGGCGTGCCTGTTAAGCCTGCCTTCAGACGCCGGCGGCCTGGCCGGCCGGAATTGGTGTTGCTGTGCGACATGTCCGGGTCGGTCGCCGGGTTCGCCAACTTCACGCTGCTGCTCACCCAGGCGCTGCGCGACCAGTTCAGCAAGGTGCGGGCGTTCGCGTTCGTCGAGACCACCGACGAGGTCACGCACCTGGTCAAGGCGGGCGCCGAGGACCCGGCGGGGCTGGCGGCCCGGATCCACCGCGAGGCCACGCTGACCCGGTGGGACGGCCACAGTGACTACACGCACTCGCTGCAGGTGTTCGTCGACCAGTGGCTGGACGCCATAGGGCCACGGACGTCGGTGTTGATCCTCGGCGACGCGCGCAACAACGGCGGCGATCCGAACCTGCCCGCGCTGCGCCGGATCGTCGGCAATGCCCGCCGCGCATACTGGCTCAACCCGGAATCACAACGATTGTGGTCGACCGGGGACTCGCTGGCGCGTGAGTACGCGAGCGTGGTGGAGATGTACGAGTGCCGGACCGTGCACCAGCTGTCCGAGCTGATCACGCGACTGCTGCCGGTCTGA